A genomic segment from Janthinobacterium sp. 64 encodes:
- a CDS encoding type 1 glutamine amidotransferase domain-containing protein, translated as MNILMVLTSHDQLGNTGKKTGFWLEEFAAPYYALQEAGARLTVVSPNGGQPPLDPKSDEPDSQTDATRRFKQDAEAQAVLANTGKLADVKAADFDAVFYPGGHGPLWDLAEDAHSIALIEQMIAAGKPVAAVCHAPGVLRHVKAADGTPLVRGKQVTGFTNTEEDAVGLTAIVPFLVEDMLKQNGGVYSKLGDWQPYAVTDGLLVTGQNPASSEAAAQALLKLLAR; from the coding sequence ATGAACATCCTGATGGTACTGACCTCGCACGATCAACTGGGTAACACCGGCAAGAAAACCGGTTTCTGGCTGGAAGAATTCGCCGCTCCCTACTATGCCTTGCAGGAAGCGGGCGCCAGGCTGACGGTGGTGTCGCCCAACGGCGGCCAGCCACCGCTGGACCCGAAAAGCGATGAACCCGATTCGCAAACGGACGCCACGCGCCGCTTCAAGCAAGACGCCGAAGCGCAAGCCGTGCTGGCCAACACGGGCAAGCTGGCCGACGTGAAGGCGGCCGACTTTGACGCCGTGTTTTACCCGGGCGGCCACGGCCCGCTGTGGGATCTGGCCGAAGACGCGCATTCGATCGCGCTGATCGAACAGATGATCGCGGCCGGCAAGCCCGTCGCCGCCGTTTGCCACGCACCGGGCGTGCTGCGCCACGTGAAGGCAGCTGACGGCACGCCGCTGGTGCGCGGCAAACAGGTGACGGGCTTTACGAATACCGAGGAAGACGCCGTCGGCTTGACGGCCATCGTGCCTTTCCTGGTCGAGGACATGCTCAAGCAAAACGGCGGCGTCTACTCCAAGCTGGGCGACTGGCAGCCGTACGCCGTCACCGATGGCTTGCTGGTCACGGGCCAGAATCCCGCATCGTCGGAAGCGGCCGCGCAGGCGTTGCTCAAGCTGCTGGCCCGGTAG